A region of Maniola jurtina chromosome 18, ilManJurt1.1, whole genome shotgun sequence DNA encodes the following proteins:
- the LOC123874249 gene encoding cytochrome P450 6k1-like: MTNMVYLVPIFIVLCAFAWIYLRWLKVRNYWAERGVPHLPPNPILGSLTFLQQKNAGVWMRHMYETFKTPYIGIWLFWRPALIINTPELARQVLTKDSANFRDRFVSGGDSDPIGKLNLFTVKDPDWTNIRRRLTATFTASKLRILQDYIRSKSKELAQRLKRERESRIHLKKLYSDYTTDVIGASAFGVTCDATLTGKSHLKTVAEEFSHYSILRGIGWSSLFFFPELVDVFRFKMFPKTSTDYFKRVFKAAVAQREANHGETGEPKDLLDALLKIKKESEERNEGYSEDFIVAQAAIFLSGGYDTSASLLAFLTYELAYHPEVQEKLYEHLLEAKNQNGSDDFTSEQLADMTYLNGVIKEGLRKYSPMSWLDRVAAEDYRIDDNLTIKAGTPVYVNGIGMHYDPDYFPDPDKFDPNRFLPENEKNIKSYTYMPFGEGPRICIGLRFGMMTVRFAMVSVFLNYKVVPFPGMPIPIDMTIDKRGIFYSPGEAICVEFIPRA, from the exons ATGACCAATATGGTTTATTTGGTACCTATATTCATAGTATTGTGTGCTTTTGCCTGGATATACCTGCGCTGGTTGAAAGTCAGGAACTATTGGGCGGAGCGTGGGGTGCCGCACTTACCACCAAATCCAATATTGGGCAGTTTGACTTTCCTGCAGCAGAAAAATGCG GGTGTTTGGATGCGTCACATGTATGAAACCTTCAAGACGCCCTACATCGGCATCTGGTTGTTCTGGAGACCGGCCCTCATCATCAACACGCCGGAGTTGGCGCGCCAGGTGCTGACGAAGGATTCCGCGAACTTCAGAGACCGATTCGTATCGGGGGGTGACTCTGATCCTATCGGCAAGCTCAATTTATTCACTGTTAAA GATCCCGACTGGACAAATATTCGTCGTCGATTGACCGCCACATTCACTGCATCCAAGCTGAGAATTTTACAAGACTACATTCGATCTAAGTCTAAGGAACTGGCGCAGAGACTTAAAAGAGAACGAGAGAGCAGAATACATTTAAAG AAATTATACTCAGACTATACAACAGACGTTATTGGCGCATCGGCTTTTGGTGTAACCTGCGATGCCACGTTGACTGGCAAGAGTCACCTGAAGACCGTCGCTGAAGAGTTCAGCCACTACAGTATCTTGCGAGGAATCGGATGGAGTAGTTTGTTTTTCTTTCCGGAATTGGTTGACGTTTTTCG ATTCAAGATGTTCCCAAAAACATCAACAGACTACTTTAAAAGGGTGTTTAAAGCTGCAGTAGCGCAGCGTGAAGCTAACCATGGCGAAACAGGAGAGCCCAAAGATCTGCTTGATGCTTTGCTGAAGATAAAGAAGGAGAGTGAAGAACGTAACGAAG GTTACTCAGAAGATTTTATAGTAGCTCAGGCAGCAATTTTCTTATCCGGTGGCTATGATACTTCAGCCTCTTTATTGGCATTCCTAACATATGAATTGGCCTATCATCCTGAAGTACAG GAAAAACTGTACGAACACCTTCTTGAAGCCAAAAACCAAAATGGTAGCGATGATTTTACTTCAGAACAATTAGCAGATATGACTTACCTCAACGGCGTCATCAAAG AGGGTCTCCGGAAATATTCTCCAATGAGTTGGCTGGACAGGGTCGCAGCAGAAGACTATAGAATTGATGATAATCTGACCATCAAGGCTGGTACTCCGGTCTACGTCAACGGCATCGGCATGCATTACGATCCCGATTACTTTCCCGACCCGGACAAGTTCGACCCTAACAGATTCTTACCAGAAAACGAGAAAAACATCAAATCTTATACTTACATGCCTTTTGGTGAAGGTCCTAGAATTTGCATAG GTCTGAGATTTGGCATGATGACTGTCCGCTTTGCAATGGTGTCcgtgtttttaaattacaaggTCGTGCCATTCCCTGGCATGCCGATACCAATAGACATGACTATTGACAAGCGAGGAATATTCTATAGTCCTGGAGAAGCCATTTGTGTGGAATTCATACCTAGAGCTTAA